One window from the genome of Thermococcus siculi encodes:
- a CDS encoding type II secretion system F family protein: MPSLSSALISIIEKIVPEKWMKRYEIFIYSANIGFLAAEYLVVSLLMGVIGGLPAYIASNWMYALVAFLALFLGMAFGYPYWRISKRTEEMEKMLPDAFFYLASSLRAGISFSEALEELTTAKFGPLTDEFRKTVAEIKKGRPTTDALRAFAIRNKRSSVLYRSMMIIIEALERGAPMSDVLVFVGNDVREILRIKQERKASTGMQVMFFIITSGVIGPLILGVVAQIMVSMNVGDINLPVETVKNILLGFVVLQAIVSGLGIGVIREGKYSAGLKYSLLLAIMGVIVYQGASGVAFAA, translated from the coding sequence ATGCCCAGTCTATCGTCCGCGCTGATATCTATAATCGAAAAGATCGTTCCCGAGAAGTGGATGAAACGCTACGAGATTTTCATCTACTCCGCCAACATAGGCTTCCTCGCCGCTGAGTATCTTGTTGTATCGCTCCTCATGGGGGTCATCGGCGGGCTCCCTGCGTACATAGCATCGAACTGGATGTACGCCCTGGTGGCTTTTCTTGCCCTCTTCCTCGGAATGGCCTTTGGATACCCCTACTGGAGGATATCGAAGCGCACTGAGGAAATGGAAAAGATGCTCCCGGATGCCTTCTTCTACCTCGCCAGTTCCCTCAGGGCGGGTATATCCTTCTCAGAGGCCCTTGAAGAGCTTACCACCGCCAAGTTTGGCCCTCTCACGGACGAGTTCAGGAAGACCGTCGCCGAGATAAAGAAGGGTCGTCCGACCACGGACGCCCTCAGGGCCTTTGCGATAAGGAACAAGCGCTCATCGGTTCTCTACCGCTCCATGATGATCATCATTGAGGCCCTCGAGAGGGGTGCCCCGATGAGCGACGTCCTGGTCTTCGTCGGAAACGACGTCAGGGAGATTCTCAGGATAAAGCAGGAGAGGAAGGCCTCGACGGGAATGCAGGTGATGTTCTTCATAATAACCAGCGGTGTCATAGGCCCCCTGATACTCGGCGTCGTCGCCCAGATAATGGTCTCGATGAACGTTGGCGACATCAACCTCCCCGTTGAGACCGTCAAGAACATACTCCTCGGCTTCGTCGTGCTTCAGGCCATAGTGTCTGGCCTTGGAATAGGGGTCATAAGAGAAGGGAAATACTCAGCAGGCCTCAAGTACAGCCTGCTGCTTGCCATAATGGGAGTTATCGTCTACCAGGGAGCCTCAGGCGTCGCCTTCGCCGCCTGA
- a CDS encoding FKBP-type peptidyl-prolyl cis-trans isomerase — translation MKIEAGDFVVFHYVGRFENGEVFDTSYEDIARENDIYVEEREYGPLGVNIGVGEIIQGLDEALIGMEIGERKTVTVPPEKAYGMPNPELVIDVPISEFTQLGMEPVEGMYVMTDSGIAKIAKIEGETVSLDFNHPLAGKTLIFEVEIVDIQKGGEEESGGEGDA, via the coding sequence ATGAAGATTGAAGCTGGAGATTTTGTGGTGTTCCACTACGTGGGCAGGTTCGAGAACGGTGAGGTTTTTGACACGAGTTACGAGGACATAGCCAGGGAGAACGACATATACGTGGAGGAGCGCGAGTACGGGCCCCTCGGCGTCAACATCGGGGTTGGCGAGATAATCCAGGGTCTTGACGAGGCCCTCATCGGCATGGAGATAGGCGAGAGGAAGACCGTGACTGTTCCGCCGGAGAAGGCCTACGGCATGCCGAACCCGGAGCTGGTCATAGACGTCCCGATCTCTGAGTTTACCCAGCTCGGAATGGAGCCGGTCGAGGGGATGTACGTCATGACAGACTCGGGGATAGCGAAGATAGCCAAGATAGAGGGCGAAACGGTAAGCCTCGACTTCAACCACCCGCTCGCCGGAAAGACACTGATCTTTGAGGTCGAGATAGTCGACATACAGAAAGGTGGAGAAGAGGAATCAGGCGGCGAAGGCGACGCCTGA